A single Aspergillus chevalieri M1 DNA, chromosome 3, nearly complete sequence DNA region contains:
- a CDS encoding COPI-interacting protein CEX1 (COG:T;~EggNog:ENOG410PHPR;~InterPro:IPR016024,IPR011989,IPR021133,IPR000719, IPR011009,IPR032682;~PFAM:PF12717,PF07714,PF00069;~go_function: GO:0004672 - protein kinase activity [Evidence IEA];~go_function: GO:0005524 - ATP binding [Evidence IEA];~go_process: GO:0006468 - protein phosphorylation [Evidence IEA]) yields MDFLKSAVASAIAKGSSFPFSLGDRIDIGDSIWALHNATKREDGSPCSIFTFDIASNKSRLPLAKNAMRKSRTLRHPGVIRVIDTIETETSIYIVTERVVPLSWHVKRRSLSEETAKWGLHTVSSTLKFINEDASSVHGAVRAASVFTSESGEWKLGGFEILSSMNDEDAIIYTYGSIVPDAARYTPPEIVKGGWDITKRHPLTAVDSYGLGILVFEVFNGGFTGGDQLGKTTNIPPTMQQSYKRLCAANPKIRLSPAHFVEQGKKSGGFFQTPLIRLADDIESLGLKNDAEREEFINELDELSEDFPEEFFKMKVLPELLKSVEFGGGGPKVLGAILKIGSKLSPEEFNSKLAPVIVRLFGNPDRALRVCLLDHLPVMIDNLPQKVVNDRIFPPMTSGFTDVAPVVREQTVKAVLTVINKLSDRTINGDLLKFLARTANDEQPGIRTNTTICLGKIAKNLGQSSRSKVLIAAFSRAIRDPFVHARNAGLMALGATMDYFTEEDCATKILPAVCSVLLDKEKIIRDQANKTIDLYLQRIRKFTSMMPDTALPSAGPEESTKDAARIGTSNDNSWAGWAISSFTNKITTANGEIEPTTNGKPAEPDNARSASVPRSTTSTPAVEPDPAKKTLRPAAQLNRSVSEQPATVTAKFEESGKADEDVYEAWGAMDDDDEEERPSKDNDPFSPVAQPKPLPSLTTSPKPPAVPYDDGGEPDFAGWLAAQSKAKSKKPLPKGLSKPATTTAASRTVNTPAAKRKTVVAPAKKIDTTPKDEEEDDGWGDAWD; encoded by the exons ATGGATTTCCTTAAATCCGCCGTGGCGTCTGCAATCGCCAAGGGCAGTTCGTTTCCGTTTTCGCTTGGCGACAGAATTGATATTGGCGATTCGATCTGGGCCCTCCATAATGCGACGAAACGG GAGGATGGCTCGCCCTGCAGTATCTTCACCTTCGATATCGCGTCGAACAAGTCCCGTCTGCCGTTGGCGAAGAATGCGATGCGGAAGTCGAGAACTTTGAGACACCCCGGTGTGATTAGAGTGATAGATACGATTGAG ACGGAGACTAGTATTTATATTGTGACCGAGCGGGTTGTCCCTCTATCCTGGCATGTGAAGCGGAGGAGTCTGAGTGAAGAGACGGCGAAATGGGGATTACATACTGTGTCG TCCACGCTCAAATTTATCAACGAAGATGCCTCGTCAGTTCACGGCGCCGTCAGGGCCGCGTCGGTATTCACGAGCGAAAGCGGAGAATGGAAACTGGGAGGATTTGAGATCCTCAGTTCAATGAATGATGAGGATGCGATTATCTAT ACATATGGCAGTATCGTCCCTGATGCGGCTCGTTACACACCTCCAGAAATTGTCAAAGGCGGCTGGGATATTACTAAGCGCCATCCGTTAACTGCTGTTGATTCCTACGGACTTGGTATCCTGGTGTTCGAAGTCTTTAATGGCGGTTTCACGGGAGGAGACCAACTTGGCAAGACGACGAACATTCCGCCAACTATGCAGCAGAGCTACAAGCGTCTTTGCGCGGCTAATCCGAAAATTCGTCTGAGCCCGGCACACTTTGTCGAAcaggggaagaagagcgGAGGGTTCTTTCAGACACCGTTGATCCGGTTAGCAGATGACATTGAGTCCCTGGGTCTCAAGAACGATGCTGAGCGGGAGGAATTCATCAA TGAACTGGATGAGCTCTCGGAGGACTTCCCAGAAGAGTTCTTCAAGATGAAAGTACTGCCGGAGTTGCTTAAATCGGTCGAAtttggcggcggcggtccCAAAGTTCTTGGGGCTATTTTGAAGATTGGATCAAAACTATCACCGGAAGAGTTCAATTCCAAATTAGCGCCAGTCATTGTCCGGTTGTTTGGGAACCCTGATCGCGCTCTTCGGGTCTGTCTGTTGGACCATCTACCTGTGATGATTGACAACCTTCCCCAGAAGGTCGTCAACGACAGAATCTTCCCCCCAATG ACTTCTGGTTTCACCGATGTCGCACCTGTCGTCCGAGAGCAGACCGTCAAGGCTGTGCTTACGGTAATCAACAAGCTGAGTGACCGTACTATTAACGGAGACTTGCTCAAGTTTCTGGCACGGACGGCCAACGATGAGCAACCTGGTATTCGGACAAATACTACCATTTGTCTGGGGAAGATTGCCAAGAATCTGGGGCAGAGT TCGAGATCGAAAGTCCTCATCGCAGCGTTTTCAAGGGCCATCCGGGATCCTTTTGTTCATGCTCGGAATGCCGGTCTGATGGCCTTGGGCGCGACAATGGATTACTTTACGGAGGAAGACTGTGCGACTAAGATTTTACCCGCTGTCTGTTCTGTACTTCTTGATAAGGAAAA GATCATACGAGACCAAGCAAACAAGACTATCGACCTGTACCTCCAGCGGATTAGGAAATTCACCAGCATGATGCCCGACACGGCATTACCGTCGGCCGGTCCGGAAGAAAGCACCAAGGATGCAGCTCGTATCGGGACATCAAATGACAACTCGTGGGCCGGATGGGCAATTTCGTCATTCACCAATAAGATAACGACAGCTAATGGTGAGATTGAGCCAACCACCAATGGCAAGCCTGCGGAGCCGGACAATGCCCGTTCTGCATCTGTACCCCGTTCAACCACGTCGACCCCCGCGGTGGAGCCGGATCCAGCCAAGAAGACGCTGCGTCCTGCAGCCCAACTCAACCGTTCGGTATCAGAACAACCGGCGACGGTCACTGCTAAATTTGAGGAATCCGGAAAAGCGGACGAAGATGTCTACGAGGCGTGGGGCGCcatggacgatgatgacgaagaggagCGGCCATCGAAGGATAACGATCCTTTCAGCCCTGTAGCCCAACCCAAGCCTTTACCTAGTCTGACAACATCGCCCAAACCACCCGCTGTTCCGTATGACGACGGCGGGGAGCCCGATTTTGCCGGGTGGCTGGCTGCGCAGTCCAAGGCCAAATCGAAAAAGCCATTGCCAAAGGGACTGAGCAAGCCAGCAACTACTACAGCAGCCTCTCGCACTGTTAATACTCCGGCAGCTAAGCGGAAGACAGTTGTTGCACCAGCCAAGAAGATTGATACGACGCCtaaggacgaggaagaggatgatggatGGGGGGATGCGTGGGATTGA
- a CDS encoding uncharacterized protein (COG:S;~EggNog:ENOG410PQP6) — MDSEEAPPPPYSAVDPNPNNTRIASGINGGLLHLRGGNSPLSIATSGSSSSSVLIGSPSSPSSRFTPANFESAVAYFTERPPTVLDDGREILHHHLTIYPRSQAKDFPRRPRCWNSRNGEITQQDWDMFLRYLFPPHLGLASTSGHLSRQLRAQIQRDRKDRPQETDEQRKLRVTAVVTEWNQCFFEPRAARLLFSYITDPGHAPTSSLCPKCYPAATRANQESRSSRTQSVFGRGRQSSQSSTPPAAQGHPATPPANNGYAHGTYPYPQQYGGAPVPYAQAPYSQAAFYPPAAPHNTYPTHAYSPQPQQPYNYQQPYQWGWNNRQYPPPQSPSSGSSKGGPLGWISSLASHITEQAERYGDKLSAHAEHYGRQVEEQAIAHGRWLEEQAGLSGRKAQSPYAGYPRPDPRYQYYNYYNNYPYHYYHQPNATTNVNPSPVSAPTTPAAAASATGTTAVEDDNEAHNANITTQRTIAQPNLRHRSLSIASTTSDSSFTSIDSLSTTSELSSSDLGTVRAQLLSLEDHHDRNLYEAAVGLRRQLDVIRESNRQSRSRNGWGQYDDRRGGSWNQPQRSWTERRAMKDEMRATKKAFRDVLRRAREEQREKRRMRRSRRRQEQQRLQQLQRDGAEVETAPLPASSHSHSRSAELPLEQRLQNLELEREKAKKHASQPTVRSSASFPSTARSISSVESSEVSSISTPSTASLHEGDHQNESRASGEPQTDSNTRRQSKEQKGMKQRK, encoded by the coding sequence ATGGATTCCGAAGAGGCACCCCCTCCCCCGTACTCCGCCGTCGACCCGAACCCAAACAATACCCGGATCGCGAGTGGTATCAATGGGGGGCTATTGCATTTACGCGGTGGGAATTCGCCATTATCAATAGCCACATCGGGGAGTAGCTCTAGCAGTGTGCTCATCGGCTCcccatcatcgccatcgtcTCGCTTTACGCCCGCCAACTTCGAATCCGCCGTCGCATACTTTACCGAACGACCGCCCACGGTATTAGACGATGGCAGAGAAATCCTGCATCACCATTTGACCATATATCCGCGGAGTCAGGCGAAGGATTTCCCCCGCCGGCCGCGGTGCTGGAATTCGCGGAACGGAGAGATCACTCAGCAGGACTGGGATATGTTCTTGAGGTATCTGTTTCCTCCGCATTTGGGACTTGCGTCAACATCGGGACATCTGTCACGGCAATTGAGAGCGCAGATCCAGCGAGATCGCAAGGATAGGCCGCAGGAGACGGACGAGCAGCGCAAATTGCGGGTTACGGCTGTGGTTACGGAGTGGAATCAATGTTTTTTTGAACCTCGTGCCGCCAGGCTATTGTTTTCTTACATCACTGACCCGGGGCACGCGCCGACATCTTCACTATGTCCTAAGTGTTATCCTGCTGCGACGAGGGCAAACCAAGAAAGCCGATCTTCGCGGACGCAGTCGGTATTTGGTCGAGGGAGACAGTCGTCGCAGTCGAGTACACCTCCAGCGGCACAGGGACACCCTGCCACGCCACCGGCAAACAATGGTTATGCTCATGGGacatatccatatccgcaACAGTACGGCGGGGCTCCTGTACCTTACGCGCAGGCGCCGTATAGCCAAGCTGCATTCTATCCACCAGCAGCACCTCACAATACTTATCCCACACATGCATATTCACcgcaaccacaacaaccatATAACTACCAACAACCATATCAATGGGGCTGGAATAATCGACAATACCCTCCTCCTCAGTCGCCAAGCTCGGGTAGTTCCAAAGGCGGTCCCTTGGGTTGGATTTCTTCACTTGCCTCCCATATCACGGAGCAAGCTGAGCGATATGGCGACAAACTCAGTGCCCACGCTGAGCATTATGGAAGACAGGTGGAAGAGCAAGCCATAGCGCATGGTCGCTGGTTGGAGGAGCAGGCTGGGTTGTCGGGGCGGAAGGCTCAAAGTCCGTATGCTGGTTATCCTCGGCCGGATCCACGCTATCAATATTACAACTACTACAACAACTATCCATATCATTATTATCATCAACCCAACGCGACTACGAACGTGAACCCTAGCCCAGTCTCTGCACCAACTACTCCCGCTGCCGCCGCTTCAGCCACCGGTACGACTGCTGTCGAAGACGATAACGAAGCCCACAACGCTAACATTACCACCCAGCGCACGATCGCACAACCTAATCTACGCCATCGCAGTTTATCTATTGCTTCCACAACTTCCGATTCATCATTTACATCAATCGACTCCCTCTCCACCACATCAGAACTGAGCTCCTCTGATCTCGGTACTGTCCGCGCGCagctcctttccttagaaGACCACCATGACCGCAATCTCTACGAAGCAGCTGTCGGCCTCCGGCGCCAACTAGACGTGATACGAGAGTCAAACCGGCAGTCACGCTCGCGAAATGGATGGGGACAGTACGACGATCGCCGCGGCGGGTCATGGAACCAGCCCCAACGAAGTTGGACAGAACGACGAGCAATGAAGGACGAAATGCGCGCAACAAAAAAGGCCTTCCGGGATGTGCTACGTCGGGCACGAGAAGAACAGCGCGAAAAGCGACGGATGAGGCGTAGTCGTCGGCGACAAGAACAACAGCGACTCCAGCAGTTGCAAAGAGACGGCGCTGAAGTAGAGACTGCCCCTCTACCTGCTTCTTCTCACTCTCATTCACGTTCGGCGGAATTACCTCTGGAGCAACGCTTGCAGAATCTCGAGttggaaagagagaaggCTAAGAAACATGCGAGCCAGCCGACGGTTCGATCGTCTGCATCGTTTCCATCGACGGCGAGGTCTATTTCGAGCGTTGAGTCTAGTGAAGTCAGTTCTATCAGCACGCCCAGCACTGCATCCTTGCATGAAGGGGATCACCAGAACGAGTCTCGCGCCAGTGGCGAACCACAGACAGATAGCAACACTCGAAGGCAAAGCAAAGAGCAAAAGGGGATGAAGCAGAGAAAGTAA
- the ARD1 gene encoding peptide alpha-N-acetyltransferase complex A subunit ARD1 (COG:S;~EggNog:ENOG410PHRH;~InterPro:IPR000182,IPR016181;~PFAM:PF13673,PF08445,PF00583;~go_function: GO:0008080 - N-acetyltransferase activity [Evidence IEA]): MVDIVPLSSYPSYIDLLPSIQTCNITNLPENYFLKYYLYHALTWPQLSFVAVVRPRNGYTQNTGRYAGGKPGSGDLSGQYPKVVGYVLAKMEEEPTDGMQHGHITSISVMRTHRRLGIAERLMRMSQRAMAECYRANYVSLHVRVSNNAALRLYRDTLGFQVDNVESKYYADGEDAYAMRMDLSPMWLDWSAIEKADREREKKENGEAADEGDEVGDLGKKDAEKMVKVKMGRALGVGDLVEKNEAQS, translated from the exons ATGGTCGACATCGTCCCCCTAAGCAGCTACCCCTCGTACATCGACCTCCTCCCCTCCATCCAAACCTGCAATATCACCAACCTCCCCGAAAACTACTTCCTGAAATACTACCTCTACCACGCCCTCACCTGGCCGCAGCTGTCCTTCGTCGCCGTCGTGCGCCCCAGGAACGGATACACACAGAACACCGGCCGATATGCGGGCGGGAAGCCCGGGAGCGGGGATCTGTCGGGCCAGTATCCCAAGGTTGTTGGGTATGTGTTGGcgaagatggaggaggagCCGACGGATGGGATGCAGCATGGGCATATCACGAGTATTAGTGTTATGAGGACGCATAGACGGCTGGGGATTGCGGAGAGGTTGATGCGCATGAGTC AACGCGCAATGGCCGAATGCTACCGCGCAAACTACGTCTCCCTGCACGTCCGTGTCTCCAACAACGCCGCCCTGCGCCTCTACCGCGACACCCTCGGCTTCCAGGTCGACAACGTCGAGAGCAAGTACTACGCCGACGGCGAGGATGCGTACGCCATGCGCATGGACCTGTCGCCCATGTGGCTTGACTGGAGCGCGATTGAGAAGGCGGACCGCGAGcgcgagaagaaggagaatggGGAGGCGGCAGATGAGGGCGATGAAGTTGGGGATTTGGGGAAGAAGGATGCTGAGAAGATGGTCAAGGTGAAGATGGGGAGGGCGTTGGGTGTGGGGGATTTGGTTGAGAAGAATGAGGCGCAGTCGTAG
- a CDS encoding PI-PLC domain-containing protein (COG:S;~EggNog:ENOG410PIPE;~InterPro:IPR017946;~SECRETED:SignalP(1-20);~TransMembrane:1 (n5-16c20/21o433-452i);~go_function: GO:0008081 - phosphoric diester hydrolase activity [Evidence IEA];~go_process: GO:0006629 - lipid metabolic process [Evidence IEA]), with protein MRWTTHLFPLFLGAVLPSQAQDETLALTNSAFTLEGTLTSGGGVTVPTGEYQTYSSTITLSDDGDLTSATVTGSGSSMGVESATGNASSSYTTTSDSVTMLVGGMHTTVLGNASASATNATARPTSTPVVNTQPCNGYPEFCAKKYSNVTMVAAHNSPFVKPGNVAANQVLDVTTQLNDGIRMLQFQTHLVNDTMYLCHSSCDLLNMGPLEDYLVTVTEWIKTHPYDVVTILMGNSDYVSPSYFTKPVENSGLKDLVYTPPKIPMSLDDWPSLSSMILSGKRAVMFLDYQANQTADPWLMDEFSQVWETPFSPTDREFPCTAQRPPNLVPQDASNRLYIANHNLNLEFNFGSLNLLIPNTALLNETNAVSGYGSLGRMADNCTTNWNRPPNFLLVDYYNIGNFNGSVFEVAAEMNNVTYNGQCCGTTSAASNLAGLNMMTMLLVIAGVQMFTRYL; from the exons ATGCGGTGGACAACGCatctttttcctttgttccTTGGGGCGGTTCTCCCTTCGCAGGCGCAAGATGAGACGCTCGCACTCACCAATTCGGCGTTCACTCTTGAGGGAACATTGACAAGCGGCGGCGGAGTGACGGTGCCCACTGGCGAATATCAGACCTATTCCTCGACCATTACGCTGTCAGACGACGGGGATCTCACATCTGCGACCGTAACCGGCTCCGGCTCTAGCATGGGTGTCGAATCTGCAACCGGCAATGCGTCGTCCAGCTATACGACCACATCGGATTCCGTAACAATGCTCGTCGGTGGGATGCACACTACTGTCCTGGGTAATGCCTCGGCCAGCGCGACCAATGCGACTGCCAGGCCAACTTCCACACCCGTCGTCAACACCcagccttgcaatggctACCCAGAGTTTTGCGCGAAGAAATACTCCAACGTCACCATGGTGGCCGCTCATAACAGCCCGTTTGTGAAGCCGGGTAACGTGGCTGCCAATCAAGTGCTGGATGTGACAACCCAGTTGAACGATGGCATTCGGATGT TGCAATTCCAAACCCACCTGGTCAACGACACCATGTATCTCTGCCACAGCAGCTGCGACCTGCTCAACATGGGACCCCTTGAGGATTATCTCGTTACTGTCACAGAATGGATAAAAACGCACCCATACGACGTGGTAACCATCCTTATGGGCAACAGCGACTACGTTTCACCAAGTTACTTCACCAAGCCCGTTGAAAACTCCGGCCTGAAGGATTTGGTCTATACGCCCCCCAAGATCCCCATGTCGTTGGACGACTGGCCATCCCTGTCGAGCATGATTTTGTCCGGCAAGCGGGCGGTCATGTTTTTAGACTACCAGGCCAACCAGACCGCGGACCCGTGGCTCATGGACGAGTTCTCCCAGGTGTGGGAGACTCCATTCTCGCCTACGGACAGAGAGTTCCCTTGCACTGCCCAACGACCCCCGAATTTGGTGCCCCAGGATGCCAGCAACCGTTTGTATATAGCCAACCATAACCTCAACTTGGAGTTCAACTTTGGTTCTCTCAACCTGTTGATTCCCAACACCGCATTGTTGAACGAGACCAATGCTGTTTCTGGATATGGCAGTCTTGGTCGTATGGCGGATAACTGCACTA CAAACTGGAACCGCCCACCAAACTTCCTTTTGGTCGACTACTACAACATAGGCAACTTCAACGGCTCAGTCTTTGAAGTGGCCGCCGAGATGAACAACGTAACGTATAACGGCCAATGCTGCGGTACGACATCAGCAGCGTCAAATCTGGCCGGTCTGAACATGATGACCATGCTCCTCGTTATTGCAGGAGTCCAGATGTTCACCCGCTACCTCTGA
- a CDS encoding SUR7/PalI family protein (COG:S;~EggNog:ENOG410PNEM;~InterPro:IPR017974,IPR009571;~PFAM:PF06687;~TransMembrane:4 (o32-51i155-178o212-237i258-278o);~go_component: GO:0005886 - plasma membrane [Evidence IEA]): MALFRKDNSSPQPSGPGRKRSTVLWHRGLRSLLYLLAWIFLLLVCIGNISNKPVIRDTYFMKLDLTHIIPISVPNAVLINSIARTIGLHDFYQVGLWNFCEGYANEGITHCSNTQSMYWFNPLEIILNELLSGATIALPADITDALQIARVASHWMFGLFIVSTVLSFILIFLSPFAVSSRPPQTISPDPSVNHAHPPHRRRTFVLLRSFPFLLLTFFTALFTIVAAVVATVMFTIFKNVFMSQSSEFNISATLGTRMLAFMWIASAFNLIAFIIQFGSCCASCCGGRKARKQLKQSPNGTNGSASSGSASPTHEKEDGQA, translated from the exons ATGGCCCTCTTCCGCAAAGACAACTCGTCCCCCCAACCGTCGGGTCCTGGGAGGAAACGCTCGACGGTGTTATGGCATCGAGGATTGCGCTCGCTGCTGTACCTACTGGCTTGGATCTTTTTGTTGCTCGTCTGCATTGGCAATATCTCGAATAAGCCCGTTATACGCGATACCTATTTCATGAAGCTCGACCTCACCCATATCATTCCCATCTCCGTCCCCAATGCTGTCCTTATCAACAGTATTGCGCGGACGATCGGATTGCATGATTTTTACCAAGTTGGGTTATGGAATTTCTGTGAAGGATACGCCAATGAGGGTATTACACATTGCTCCAATACTCAGAGCATGTATTGGTTCAATCCTCTCGAGATCATCCTGAACGAATTGCTTTCGGGGGCTACCA TTGCCCTCCCCGCGGACATCACCGATGCGCTCCAAATCGCCCGGGTTGCCTCACACTGGATGTTCGGCCTCTTCATCGTCTCCACCGTCCTTTCCTTCATCCTTATCTTCCTTTCTCCGTTCGCCGTCTCCTCTCGGCCGCCGCAAACCATCTCCCCCGACCCCTCTGTCAATCATGCTCACCCTCCCCACCGCCGGCGCACTTTCGTCCTCCTGCGCTCattccccttcctcctcctcacctTCTTCACTGCCCTCTTTACCATTGTCGCCGCCGTCGTCGCTACTGTCATGTTCACCATCTTCAAGAATGTGTTTATGTCACAGAGCTCCGAGTTCAACATCAGCGCTACATTGGGCACCCGCATGCTGGCTTTCATGTGGATTGCGTCGGCGTTCAACCTCATCGCTTTTATCATCCAATTTGGCTCATGCTGCGCCTCGTGCTGTGGTGGCCGGAAGGCGCGTAAGCAACTGAAACAGTCGCCCAATGGCACTAACGGCAGTGCTTCCAGTGGTTCCGCTTCGCCGACGCATGAGAAGGAGGATGGTCAGGCTTGA
- a CDS encoding uncharacterized protein (COG:S;~EggNog:ENOG410PXTW), with product MVGSVAEGISKCPSFSQSQDLQELYAPEGLPSPPSFSHMHVNDLGLTPSPGSQQQQQQQQHPADATHASSQYEERDKPNDGEAIVEKNATEDSTQQAEDLSAGAEEPLYDPLFDSDFAFQDLESDFLSHKRAHNEAFPEDSGAEEPLEKRQNQDGSNAGDAFSDEAPSLTPDSSHRPEYIETALNTPAGIERSHTPNSFLDSLDLFPESEFPTSLDNTVLFDNNPIRPGHATPQDLGPESASTKYAQFSTAAQSASDVTQQRFSLDAQDILSNTNREILQRADDIPQYVSPYPEYRGPLGYLPSTPSLHVKCVEVVDERMNYRMECIRSKNHQLTSERNKYKSFYDEFSTVDQATGKTKHELLHHDNAMLRRNATRHQKRVEAYKQDIEHWKSRLNEVSTLYNNLLYEVAIQRRLPEIAPPSAKYKPRPIQVPPQPPAVPNVRPQLPPYLPPGELPPNQQPPRKPFPRRDAQSTSDTATAIATANQPPPQPPHSCPAPAPTEARSSQAVTIDLTEDDHNTAPNHPPDYSPPPSGANTGSGAEVLQSFRQKKYSWLKGPNQVPSATYRTGSSLNKANADHAATGSGSGHTSTDDPQPFFPQNGNDSHGVEQDELVRMMEEELAQ from the coding sequence ATGGTTGGAAGCGTGGCTGAAGGTATTTCTAAGTGCCCTTCTTTTTCACAATCCCAAGACCTTCAAGAGCTTTATGCACCTGAGGGCCTTCCATCGCCTCCTTCTTTCAGTCATATGCATGTGAATGATCTGGGGCTTACACCTTCCCCTGggtcgcagcagcagcagcaacaacagcaacacccGGCTGATGCCACCCATGCATCGTCCCAATATGAAGAGCGTGATAAACCCAATGACGGAGAAGCTATAGTCGAGAAAAATGCGACAGAAGATTCTACGCAACAAGCAGAGGACTTGTCAGCTGGCGCGGAGGAACCATTATACGATCCCCTCTTCGATTCGGACTTCGCTTTCCAGGACCTCGAATCTGACTTCCTTTCGCATAAACGCGCTCATAACGAAGCATTTCCCGAAGATTCCGGTGCTGAGGAACCCCTAGAGAAGCGGCAGAACCAGGATGGATCAAACGCGGGTGATGCGTTTTCGGACGAGGCCCCGTCTCTAACGCCTGATTCATCTCACCGGCCGGAATATATCGAAACTGCCCTAAATACGCCAGCCGGTATAGAGAGGTCGCATACGCCAAACTCGTTTCTTGACTCTCTTGACCTTTTCCCAGAGTCGGAGTTCCCTACGTCGTTGGATAATACGGTGCTATTCGATAATAACCCAATTCGCCCGGGTCATGCGACACCTCAGGATCTAGGGCCAGAGTCTGCTTCCACCAAATACGCCCAGTTTTCTACCGCAGCACAGTCTGCCAGCGATGTCACGCAACAGCGGTTTTCGCTCGATGCGCAAGATATACTTTCCAACACAAATCGAGAGATCTTACAGCGGGCGGACGATATTCCACAATATGTGTCCCCATACCCTGAATACAGAGGCCCGTTGGGCTACCTTCCATCGACACCGAGCCTTCATGTCAAGTGCGTTGAAGTTGTCGACGAGCGTATGAATTATCGTATGGAATGTATTCGCTCCAAGAACCACCAACTGACATCCGAGCGAAATAAATATAAAAGCTTTTATGACGAGTTTAGTACGGTGGACCAGGCGACGGGGAAGACCAAGCATGAGTTGCTTCACCATGATAATGCGATGCTTCGGCGCAATGCTACTCGACACCAGAAACGGGTTGAGGCTTACAAACAGGATATTGAGCATTGGAAAAGCAGGTTGAATGAAGTTTCGACGCTGTACAACAATCTCCTATATGAGGTTGCTATTCAACGGAGACTTCCTGAAATTGCGCCACCCTCAGCCAAATACAAACCCCGACCAATCCAGGTGCCACCCCAGCCACCCGCTGTTCCAAATGTGAGACCTCAGTTACCGCCGTATCTTCCTCCAGGGGAGCTGCCCCCAAACCAACAGCCTCCTCGGAAGCCATTTCCTAGGCGAGATGCTCAATCCACGTCAGACACAGCCACAGCGATAGCTACCGCAAATCAACCCCCTCCCCAGCCTCCTCATTCCTGCCCAGCACCAGCTCCCACGGAGGCTCGTAGCTCGCAAGCAGTTACGATAGACCTTACAGAAGACGATCACAACACGGCCCCCAACCATCCTCCCGATTATTCCCCGCCGCCTTCTGGGGCAAACACAGGCAGCGGGGCGGAAGTACTCCAATCCTTCCGACAGAAAAAATATTCCTGGCTCAAGGGACCAAACCAGGTGCCAAGCGCCACGTATCGGACGGGATCTTCTCTCAACAAAGCCAATGCTGATCATGCGGCAACCGGGTCAGGAAGCGGTCATACGTCAACTGACGATCCTCAGCCCTTCTTCCCACAAAACGGGAACGATAGTCATGGCGTTGAGCAAGATGAACTGGTGCGGATGATGGAAGAGGAACTTGCTCAGTAG